Proteins from one Sarcophilus harrisii chromosome 2, mSarHar1.11, whole genome shotgun sequence genomic window:
- the SRSF5 gene encoding serine/arginine-rich splicing factor 5 isoform X2 yields the protein MSGCRVFIGRLNPAAREKDVERFFKGYGRIRDIDLKRGFGFVEFEDPRDADDAVYELDGKELCSERVTIEHARARSRGGRGRGRYSDRFSSRRPRNDRRNAPPVRTENRLIVENLSSRVSWQDLKDFMRQAGEVTFADAHRPKLNEGVVEFASYSDLKNAIEKLSGKEINGRKIKLIEGSKRHRSRSRSRSRTRSSSRSRSRSRSRSRKSYSRSRSRSHSKSRSVSRSPMPEKSQKRGSSSRSKSPASVDRQRSRSRSRSVDSGN from the exons ATGAGTGGCTGTAGAGTATTCATCGGAAGACTAAATCCGGCGGCCCGCGAAAAAGATGTAGAAAGATTCTTTAAAGGATATGGACGGATAAGAGATATTGATCTGAAGAGAGGCTTTGGATTTGTG GAATTTGAAGACCCAAGAGATGCTGATGATGCTGTTTATGAACTTGATGGAAAGGAACTCTGCAGTGAGAG GGTTACAATTGAACATGCCAGAGCTCGATCTCGAGGTGGACGAGGAAGAGGGCGATATTCTGATCGTTTTAGTAGCCGTCGTCCTCGAAATGATAGGAG AAATGCCCCACCAGTACGAACAGAAAATCGTCTTATAGTTGAGAATTTATCTTCTCGAGTCAGCTGGCAG GATCTCAAAGATTTCATGAGGCAAGCTGGGGAAGTAACCTTTGCAGATGCTCATAGACCAAAATTAAATGAAGG GGTGGTTGAGTTTGCCTCTTACAGTGACTTAAAGAATGCTATTGAAAAACTTTCtgggaaagaaataaatggaaggaaaattaAACTGATTGAAGGCAGCAAAAGGCACag GTCGAGAAGCCGATCACGTTCCCGCACTAGAAGCTCTTCTAGATCTCGTAGCCGTTCTCGGTCTCGTAGCCGAAAATCTTACAGCAGGTCCAGAAGCCGGAGCCATAGCAAATCCCGATCTGTTAGTAGGTCACCTATGCCTGAGAAGAGTCAGAAACGTGGCTCTTCAAGTAGATCTAAATCTCCAGCATCTGTGGATCGCCAGAGATCCAGATCTAGGTCTAGATCTGTTGACAGTGGCAATTGA
- the SRSF5 gene encoding serine/arginine-rich splicing factor 5 isoform X1, translating into MSGCRVFIGRLNPAAREKDVERFFKGYGRIRDIDLKRGFGFVEFEDPRDADDAVYELDGKELCSERVTIEHARARSRGGRGRGRYSDRFSSRRPRNDRRNAPPVRTENRLIVENLSSRVSWQDLKDFMRQAGEVTFADAHRPKLNEGVVEFASYSDLKNAIEKLSGKEINGRKIKLIEGSKRHSRSRSRSRSRTRSSSRSRSRSRSRSRKSYSRSRSRSHSKSRSVSRSPMPEKSQKRGSSSRSKSPASVDRQRSRSRSRSVDSGN; encoded by the exons ATGAGTGGCTGTAGAGTATTCATCGGAAGACTAAATCCGGCGGCCCGCGAAAAAGATGTAGAAAGATTCTTTAAAGGATATGGACGGATAAGAGATATTGATCTGAAGAGAGGCTTTGGATTTGTG GAATTTGAAGACCCAAGAGATGCTGATGATGCTGTTTATGAACTTGATGGAAAGGAACTCTGCAGTGAGAG GGTTACAATTGAACATGCCAGAGCTCGATCTCGAGGTGGACGAGGAAGAGGGCGATATTCTGATCGTTTTAGTAGCCGTCGTCCTCGAAATGATAGGAG AAATGCCCCACCAGTACGAACAGAAAATCGTCTTATAGTTGAGAATTTATCTTCTCGAGTCAGCTGGCAG GATCTCAAAGATTTCATGAGGCAAGCTGGGGAAGTAACCTTTGCAGATGCTCATAGACCAAAATTAAATGAAGG GGTGGTTGAGTTTGCCTCTTACAGTGACTTAAAGAATGCTATTGAAAAACTTTCtgggaaagaaataaatggaaggaaaattaAACTGATTGAAGGCAGCAAAAGGCACag taGGTCGAGAAGCCGATCACGTTCCCGCACTAGAAGCTCTTCTAGATCTCGTAGCCGTTCTCGGTCTCGTAGCCGAAAATCTTACAGCAGGTCCAGAAGCCGGAGCCATAGCAAATCCCGATCTGTTAGTAGGTCACCTATGCCTGAGAAGAGTCAGAAACGTGGCTCTTCAAGTAGATCTAAATCTCCAGCATCTGTGGATCGCCAGAGATCCAGATCTAGGTCTAGATCTGTTGACAGTGGCAATTGA